The sequence GGGGTCCCTGTATTACTAATTATTAGCGTGAAGACATCATTATCTTTTTGGAAATCGATCTCTATGTCTCCTTGTTCACCTTTCCCAAAGGCATGTTGGAGTGCATTTGAGGTCAGTTCATTGATAATGATACCAAGAGGAACAGCTGTATCCATTCCCAGGAAAACATCCTCAACATTCAATATCAGGTTAACATTTTCCTTATCTACATTATATGAATGGAATAAGTGATCTGTCAGGTTCTCAATGTAATCACCAAAATCAAGGCTTACAAGATCCTTTGACTGGTAGAGCTTTTCATGAATCAGTGCAATGGAACGAACACGGTTCTCACTGTCCCTGAAGGAATCGATAACTTCCTGATACTTGAACTTAAGGGATTCAAGATAAAGCATTCCTGAAACTACCTGCAGGTTGTTCTTAATGCGGTGATGGATCTCTTTGGTACGCACTTCTTCCATTGCTTTTAGGCTATCTTCAGCTTCAACGCGTTCGGTAATATCAAGAATTGTACCCTGGAAGTATGTGATATTTCCGCCTTCATCCCGCTGGATGTACGTATCTTCATGTATCCAGCGCACATCTCCATTCTTTGTAACGATCCTGTAATCCCTGTGGAAATTCTTCTTCCCTTCATCTGCACAAGCTTGTAATTCATCCCATACTAGTTTACGATCTTCAGGATGTATTATATTACCATAGAGTACCTTGCCGGATGTAAATTCTTCAAGTGAATATCCAAATTGAGTAATGTTATCTGAAACGAATTCAACAGGATAGTCCAAAGATAAGGTTGTAGTTGTATCCCCAGTTAAGGGTAGACATGATCACAATGGCAAGGAAAATCGTAATGTATGCAATTGTTGGCTGCAGAGGACCCACAAACGGGCGGACCTTCTGGCTGTGCTCTGGGAATAACTTCCTAAAGCGGATCAGGGAAAATGGGATCATTACATAGCAGATTAGACCTGATATGATTGAAAAGGTGATGACCTGATCGAGGAAACCACTAAATGCAAATGCGATCGCGATAGGCATTGTGAAAATGACTGCCCTGTATGGAGTGCTGTAACGTGGATGCACGTCAGCGAACCAATTTGTCAGAAATTTATCCCTTGAAAGGGCAAACCATGACCGTGATGCGTCACAAACTGTACCGTTTGCGCTTGCAAGACAGGTGAAAAGTGTACCGATACCCAGAGCTGCAATGAGGAATTTTGAACCTGTTGCTGTTGCTGCTTCGAAGAGTGGGTACACTGAAGAACCGAGTTCTGCAGCTGGGATAAGACCTGAACATAAGTAGAGGGTCATACCAGAACCGAGAAGAAGGGTTATCATGCCTGCTTGCTGTCCAAGAGGAACTGCTCTTGTTGGATGTTTACATTCTTCTGCACACATTGCTGCTCCTTCGATACCAAGGTAGAACCAGGGACCAAATTGCAGAGCCGCAAAAATACCGATAAAACCGTTAGGCATAGCTCCTGATATGAGATATTCCGGATGCCATGTGCCGGCAAATCCGGTTATGTTGGCGAAGAAGAAAACAATAATAGCTATCAATGCAGTGAATGTGAGTGCAAAGTTAAGATTAAGAGCAGCCACGACTCCACGATAGTTCATAAATGTTAAGAATGCGATGATTAGCAAAGTAACCGGGAATGTTTGTATTTCCGGGAAGATCGAATTTGTGATGGATGCAACGACAATAGCGTCAGCAGCTTCCAGGGCAATGAATTCCATATATACTGCAAGGCCCACAAGTGCAGCTGCACCGGGTCCTACGAATAATCTTGCCCAATCATAAGGTCCGCCTGCAAGTTTAGTTGATGATCCTAGTTCACTAGCGCATAAAGAAACCATTACAAACATGGTACCTGCAACCAACAATGCAAAGAGTGAACCAAGTATTCCACCTTTTGCAACTGTGAAGTTCCAACCCATGTATTCGCCTACCAGAACAATGCCAACTCCAAGCGCCCATACGTGATAGGGCCGGAGTGTCTTTACGACACCATGTTCCGAATTTGTATTTCCAGACATTTAATTCTCCTTAAAAACCACAATTATTTTGAGACTTTACTGGCATCTAATAACATCCAACCTATCAAAACA is a genomic window of Methanococcoides methylutens containing:
- a CDS encoding histidine kinase dimerization/phosphoacceptor domain -containing protein; translated protein: MDYPVEFVSDNITQFGYSLEEFTSGKVLYGNIIHPEDRKLVWDELQACADEGKKNFHRDYRIVTKNGDVRWIHEDTYIQRDEGGNITYFQGTILDITERVEAEDSLKAMEEVRTKEIHHRIKNNLQVVSGMLYLESLKFKYQEVIDSFRDSENRVRSIALIHEKLYQSKDLVSLDFGDYIENLTDHLFHSYNVDKENVNLILNVEDVFLGMDTAVPLGIIINELTSNALQHAFGKGEQGDIEIDFQKDNDVFTLIISNTGTPFPESIDFKNTESLGLQLVTNLTSQVDGEIELDKTNGTKFKITFRENR
- a CDS encoding APC family permease, with translation MSGNTNSEHGVVKTLRPYHVWALGVGIVLVGEYMGWNFTVAKGGILGSLFALLVAGTMFVMVSLCASELGSSTKLAGGPYDWARLFVGPGAAALVGLAVYMEFIALEAADAIVVASITNSIFPEIQTFPVTLLIIAFLTFMNYRGVVAALNLNFALTFTALIAIIVFFFANITGFAGTWHPEYLISGAMPNGFIGIFAALQFGPWFYLGIEGAAMCAEECKHPTRAVPLGQQAGMITLLLGSGMTLYLCSGLIPAAELGSSVYPLFEAATATGSKFLIAALGIGTLFTCLASANGTVCDASRSWFALSRDKFLTNWFADVHPRYSTPYRAVIFTMPIAIAFAFSGFLDQVITFSIISGLICYVMIPFSLIRFRKLFPEHSQKVRPFVGPLQPTIAYITIFLAIVIMSTLNWGYNYNLIFGLSC